In Plasmodium falciparum 3D7 genome assembly, chromosome: 1, the genomic stretch CAGGAGGGGCACTGATTCTtatctataaaaaaagatcaatataaaataaataaatatatatatatatatatatatatgtatatttaatttttttctatatatactGTTATATCCTTAGGAGCGAATTTTCTTATTTCGTTTAACAAGCGATCTCCAAATCCTGgaaagataataaattaaattttttttatttttatgttaataTGTACGATGGATAATGTTACATAATAACATCataaaaacattaaaaaataatataaatatcatattatagatctataaaaatatacatataattatacctTGGAATAATGTTGTTCCTCCTGATAAAACAATATGAGAATATAAGGTCTTTCTAAGATCCATGTCAGCCCTTGTTATTGACGTTACAATTAATTCAGATAGACCTATGaattaacaaaataataatattataaaaaaataatattataaatacaaattgtATAACTATACATAACAATTATactaatttaatattatacaaataattttttttttttttacccaAATATTCCAATCCTAAAATGGACGGATTGAATAACACTTCCGGTGCCCTATATCTCTCCGATCCAATCTTTTATACAAAAATgaaggaatatataaacacatataaatatatacatataaatatatacatataaatatatacatataaatatataaacataaatatatacatatatatatatatatatatatatatattcattatatttttgttttaccAATATTTGAGATCCGTCCGGGAGTATGTAGGGCAAAGTAGTGACAGCTTTTTCTGAAGagtttttttccttattcatattaaaagaaacatAACAACAATTTTCCTTCATATTCTTAACAACTTCCATTTCTGATGATGTATTGAATAGGTGCCCATTTTTTCTTAAGAGAAAGCTTAGATAGTTTGTTATATCTCTCCCGGCCACGTCTGTTCTTGTTATTGTATTGGTTATATTATAtccttttatttaaaaaaaaaaaaaataaaataataaaataaaataaataaacataaacataaatatatatatatatatatatacatatatatttatttttttatttacatgcTGTTGTTTTACCTTCATATATCGATACACAATGACATACACCATCTCCACAATCTAAAACAGTTCCGTTGGTCTTTCCACAagaatataaagataaaatggCTTGcatagaaataaataaagcaGGCACATTGAATGTTTCAAAAAAAACTTCAGcaattttttccttattcTTTTGAGGGTTTAAAGGTGCTTCAGTTAATAGTATAGGGtgctaaaaaaaataaaataaaataaaataattagttatataaaaataaatttgttaAATGAAACaaacacatacatacatacatacatacatatatatatatatatgttcatttttattttgttgtaCCTCATctgaattaatttttaaagaattataaaCATGAATCCATATATTCTCCATATCATTCCAATTCTGAATTATGCCATGGTTTATTGGATAAGTTACTTTTAAAAGACCCCTATATTCttcctaaaaaaaaaaaaaaaaaaaaaaaaaaaaaaaaaatatatatatgtatatatatatatacaaataaatgcatagattatttaattttttatgacATTACGGCTTTATTCCCTACGAATATATTTCCCTCAACAGCTCCTGCCATCACACGTTTATATTTTGGTCTCCCTACGCTTATGAGTaccaaaataaaataaaataaaataaaataaacatatacatatacatatatatatacatgtttccatataattttattttattttattttattttatttttattttttttattactaaGATGGAAATACGAGGGAGGGGATGTCTTCACCCGCAAATCCACTTTTTATGTAACCAGTTCCATTGTCTATTATAACAGGCTGATTaggataaatattatttacataatcgttgttcattattttttttagcatatacaaatatatatatatatatatatatatatgtacacatatatgtgtttgtttttgtaaatatatacttttatacctaatattttaaaatatcgtAAAAATGTACTACAAAATCAAGAAAAGAACGATTCTTTAAcccaataaaatatatatgaaaagaaaaaaaaaaaaaaaaaaaaaaaacctcaATATgttaaaagtatataaataatataaccaTATgtaaacatttaaaaaaaaaaaaaaaaagaaaaagaaatatatatcttatagtATACTTCTTGgttataaaatgtatttacAGTTATAAGAACAGATTTcatctttttataaaaaaaaaaaaaaaaaaaaataggaaaaaCATAATATTCTATAATGAAATGtctaattatatgtattaaatattatttatataagtatacatattttattttataatttccatattaatttttttctttctttttttttttctttttttttttcttttttaattgccccagaaaaaaaaattaaaaaaagaatatctGTGCACGCACGTGTATATActcacatatataaaatagtgttttccttttatatatatatatatatatatatatatatatgtgagcTACCCTTTAGTATgcttttcaaaaaaatatatacacctATATGTATCTTCAAACATATGTaggataatatgaataaataataagaacaTTAAATCTGCAGTtacatgttttatttttttttttctcattagAAAACATATCAtagaataaaatttaaaaggtatattgtaaaatataatatatatatatatatatatatatatatatatatatatatatttttttttttttttttgtcacaATTTATGTtaagataatatataaatagaaatacaaaaaaacaaCCATACCAAATGATGATCTTACATACGCATTTTTTAGAGACAAGggaaaaatacatatttattaaaataaataataaaaaaagaaaaaaattaagaacacaacacatataaaatatatcctATGTGTCACATTTTAATACATTCCTTATTACAAATTATATTTgtccttttatttttcattagaaaaatcctttttattcttttatcaacatatatttattcaaaaaaaaaaaaaaaaaaaaaaaaaaaaaaaaaaaaaaaaaagtacaatTTTAAGGAAACGATATATGacaa encodes the following:
- a CDS encoding actin-related protein, which codes for MNNDYVNNIYPNQPVIIDNGTGYIKSGFAGEDIPSLVFPSYVGRPKYKRVMAGAVEGNIFVGNKAEEYRGLLKVTYPINHGIIQNWNDMENIWIHVYNSLKINSDEHPILLTEAPLNPQKNKEKIAEVFFETFNVPALFISMQAILSLYSCGKTNGTVLDCGDGVCHCVSIYEGYNITNTITRTDVAGRDITNYLSFLLRKNGHLFNTSSEMEVVKNMKENCCYVSFNMNKEKNSSEKAVTTLPYILPDGSQILIGSERYRAPEVLFNPSILGLEYLGLSELIVTSITRADMDLRKTLYSHIVLSGGTTLFQGFGDRLLNEIRKFAPKDITIRISAPPERKFSTFIGGSILASLATFKKIWISKQEFDEYGSVILHKKSF